In Archangium violaceum, the following are encoded in one genomic region:
- a CDS encoding nucleotide disphospho-sugar-binding domain-containing protein, giving the protein MATIVVSPIDQQGHVNPSLRIAKGLRERGHRVVYCGLADLEDFIKAEGFEFVPVLADLCPKGFQARVLEQVKELSGLRLYQFSREMDRQEERMLAAMQAGALDEPFTRLKPDLLLCDVMHPEPPLVAYGHKVPCVLLNTTLPMRREEGLPPLSSPLVPDGQLKTKLLIEAAWVRNTYRMRLRRLFRTRQVRHLLRLARRYGFPPEQLDFSGSTVSAWAPELVLCPREFAELGTSAGVPRGQYLYTGPSVDLERQEVDFPWERLREDRPLVLVYLGTLAFQTDLDARLFRHVLEVAARKPDWQFVLSLGRKLEVGAFDGVVPNVIAVRHAPQMAMLRRATAMITHGGFNSVKECISMGVPMVVIPMVYDQPGISARVVHHGVGVRAMPFQTTTESLLAQLDEVTTNPRYRSNVQAFRDRFRQAEELTPAADVIERFLERGAPAAARPVPTGRSA; this is encoded by the coding sequence ATGGCCACCATCGTCGTCTCGCCGATCGACCAACAGGGGCACGTCAACCCGTCGCTGAGGATCGCCAAGGGCCTGCGTGAGCGGGGTCATCGGGTGGTCTACTGCGGGCTGGCGGACCTGGAAGACTTCATCAAGGCCGAGGGCTTCGAGTTCGTGCCAGTGCTCGCGGACCTGTGCCCCAAGGGCTTCCAGGCGCGAGTGCTCGAGCAGGTGAAGGAGCTGAGCGGGCTGCGGCTCTACCAGTTCTCCCGGGAGATGGATCGCCAGGAGGAGCGGATGCTGGCGGCGATGCAGGCGGGGGCGCTCGATGAGCCCTTCACGCGGCTGAAGCCGGACCTGCTCCTGTGCGACGTGATGCACCCGGAGCCGCCGCTGGTGGCGTATGGGCACAAGGTTCCGTGCGTGTTGCTGAACACGACGCTGCCCATGCGGCGCGAGGAGGGACTGCCTCCGCTGAGCTCGCCGCTGGTGCCGGATGGGCAGCTGAAGACGAAGCTGCTCATCGAGGCGGCCTGGGTGCGCAACACCTATCGCATGCGGCTGCGCCGGCTGTTCCGTACCCGGCAGGTGCGCCACCTGCTGCGGCTCGCGCGGCGCTACGGCTTTCCCCCCGAGCAGCTCGACTTCTCGGGCAGCACCGTGAGTGCCTGGGCTCCGGAGCTGGTGCTCTGCCCGCGCGAGTTCGCCGAGCTGGGGACGTCGGCGGGTGTCCCGCGCGGGCAATACCTCTATACCGGCCCCTCGGTGGATCTGGAGCGGCAGGAGGTGGACTTCCCCTGGGAGCGCCTGCGCGAGGATCGCCCCCTGGTGCTGGTCTACCTGGGGACGCTGGCCTTCCAGACGGACCTGGATGCGCGGCTCTTCCGCCATGTGCTTGAGGTGGCGGCGCGCAAGCCGGACTGGCAGTTCGTGCTCTCGTTGGGCCGCAAGCTCGAGGTGGGGGCCTTCGACGGGGTCGTCCCCAACGTCATCGCCGTGCGGCACGCGCCGCAGATGGCGATGCTGCGCCGGGCCACGGCGATGATCACCCATGGCGGCTTCAACAGCGTCAAGGAGTGCATCTCCATGGGCGTGCCCATGGTCGTCATCCCCATGGTGTACGACCAGCCGGGCATCTCCGCGCGCGTGGTGCACCATGGCGTGGGTGTCCGCGCCATGCCGTTCCAGACGACCACCGAGTCGCTGCTGGCCCAGCTGGACGAGGTCACCACGAATCCCCGTTACCGGAGCAACGTCCAGGCGTTCCGTGATCGCTTCCGGCAGGCGGAGGAGCTGACGCCTGCCGCGGACGTCATCGAGCGCTTCCTGGAGCGGGGGGCTCCGGCCGCTGCCCGTCCCGTTCCTACGGGGCGCTCGGCCTGA
- a CDS encoding fatty acid desaturase family protein gives MSELEVAPEVWPTGTGREVGRVPQLIGIETLRRLSEVKPVVSTWLIALQYGGAAAAIWVSERWWNPLLYVVAVMFIGARQQALGLLMHDASHFRLYRNRKLNDWVGDNVLAKPIFQSMYSYRAIHNVHHQQLLSEADNDHWFYRHFPVSRRSLVLDMLASLCGYDAFKFFKQMSDGKPLLRVGLVGLFAGLVGLTVAGFYPVRLLLLYWLVPAFTWLFFISFLRMLAEHSIEIPGHPALLTRSWDIRLNLFERLFVLPQSNAYHAAHHLYPSVPAFQLPQLQRLLSQHPVYQENVPQARGLLKLLREKTGEPVRPSAP, from the coding sequence ATGTCCGAGCTGGAGGTCGCACCGGAAGTGTGGCCCACGGGCACGGGGCGAGAAGTGGGCCGCGTCCCCCAGCTGATCGGCATCGAGACGCTGCGCAGGCTGTCCGAGGTGAAGCCGGTGGTCAGCACCTGGCTGATCGCCCTGCAGTACGGAGGCGCCGCCGCCGCGATCTGGGTGAGCGAGCGGTGGTGGAACCCGCTGCTGTACGTGGTGGCCGTGATGTTCATCGGCGCCCGGCAGCAGGCGCTCGGGCTGCTGATGCACGACGCGTCCCACTTCCGGCTCTACCGCAACCGGAAGCTCAACGACTGGGTGGGCGACAACGTGCTGGCCAAGCCCATCTTCCAGTCGATGTACAGCTACCGGGCCATCCACAACGTGCATCACCAGCAGCTGCTGAGCGAGGCGGACAACGACCACTGGTTCTACCGGCACTTCCCGGTGAGCCGCCGCAGCCTGGTGCTGGACATGCTCGCCTCGCTCTGCGGCTACGACGCCTTCAAGTTCTTCAAGCAGATGAGCGACGGCAAGCCGTTGCTGCGCGTGGGGCTGGTGGGTCTGTTCGCCGGATTGGTGGGGCTGACGGTGGCGGGCTTCTATCCGGTCCGGCTGCTGCTGCTGTACTGGCTGGTGCCGGCCTTCACCTGGCTCTTCTTCATCAGCTTCCTGCGCATGCTGGCCGAGCACTCCATCGAGATTCCAGGCCACCCCGCGCTGCTCACCCGGAGCTGGGACATCCGGCTCAACCTGTTCGAGCGGCTCTTCGTCCTGCCCCAGAGCAATGCCTACCACGCCGCGCATCATCTCTACCCGAGCGTACCGGCGTTCCAGCTACCCCAGCTACAGCGGCTGCTGAGCCAGCACCCTGTGTACCAGGAGAACGTGCCGCAGGCGCGCGGCCTCCTGAAGCTCCTCCGGGAGAAGACCGGAGAGCCGGTCAGGCCGAGCGCCCCGTAG
- the sbnA gene encoding 2,3-diaminopropionate biosynthesis protein SbnA — protein sequence MPSQNPSLPERLHQLQRSLRETPVVELNEEGIRLFAKLEYNNPFGSLKDRPAFWLLKTAVERGEVTQDTTLVESSSGNFANAMASYCRLLGLKFIPVIDPNIAGANEAYLRRMCETVVKVEQRDETGGFLKTRLRKVQELLCSSPVSYWPNQYGNPLVAEAHYRFTGEEICRAFKQVDYVFVGVSTGGTIAGVSTRVKEQFPNAKVIAVDAEGSVIFGGAPKKRYIPGIGASVRAELVDRALIDDVVMVPEIDTVRACRELLFRHGLLVGGSSGSCYAAVKRYLPTMRAVSPPNVVFLCADKGGAYLDTVFNDQWCSRLEQ from the coding sequence ATGCCTTCTCAGAATCCCTCCCTGCCCGAACGCCTCCACCAGCTCCAGCGAAGCCTGCGGGAAACGCCCGTGGTGGAGTTGAACGAGGAGGGGATCCGGCTGTTCGCCAAGCTTGAGTACAACAACCCTTTTGGTAGCCTGAAGGATCGCCCCGCGTTCTGGCTGCTGAAGACGGCGGTGGAGCGCGGCGAGGTGACGCAGGACACGACGCTCGTCGAGTCGTCCTCGGGGAACTTCGCCAACGCCATGGCGAGCTACTGCCGGTTGCTGGGGCTGAAGTTCATCCCGGTGATCGATCCGAACATCGCCGGGGCGAACGAGGCGTACCTGCGGCGGATGTGCGAGACGGTCGTGAAGGTGGAGCAGCGGGACGAGACGGGCGGCTTCCTGAAGACGCGGTTGAGGAAGGTGCAGGAGCTGCTCTGCTCGTCGCCGGTCTCGTACTGGCCGAACCAGTATGGCAACCCGCTGGTGGCCGAGGCGCACTACCGCTTCACGGGCGAGGAGATCTGCCGGGCCTTCAAGCAGGTGGACTACGTCTTCGTGGGAGTGAGCACGGGCGGGACGATCGCCGGTGTGTCGACGCGGGTGAAGGAGCAGTTCCCCAACGCGAAGGTGATCGCCGTGGACGCGGAGGGCTCGGTCATCTTCGGAGGGGCGCCGAAGAAGCGCTACATCCCCGGGATTGGCGCGAGCGTGAGGGCGGAGCTGGTGGATCGCGCCCTCATCGACGACGTGGTGATGGTGCCGGAGATCGACACGGTGCGGGCGTGCCGCGAGCTGCTGTTCCGGCACGGTCTGCTGGTGGGCGGTTCCTCGGGCTCGTGCTACGCGGCGGTGAAGCGCTACCTGCCGACGATGCGGGCGGTGTCTCCGCCCAACGTCGTCTTCCTGTGCGCGGACAAGGGCGGGGCCTACCTGGACACGGTCTTCAATGACCAGTGGTGCTCGCGGCTCGAGCAGTAG
- the rlmN gene encoding 23S rRNA (adenine(2503)-C(2))-methyltransferase RlmN, producing the protein MLPESTPLPADTAPVPAPAPAPAKLVEVSSLTLEGLTRFLTEELGERSFRAGQVYRWLHQRGATSFDEMTDLSKGLREKLKARAEIVPLVKDAEQRSVDGTIKYRWKTRDDRYIESVYMPSEDRKTLCVSTQVGCAMACSFCMTGTLGLKRNLTPGEIVAQVHAVNREVRKLEKLETLRPLSNLVFMGMGEPLHNFENLKTALSILQSEDGPNFSHRHITVSTVGLVPMIERFGQETDVKLAISLNASTDEQRSKTMPVNRKWNIAALLDACRKFPLRQGRRITFEYVLLQGFNDSDEDAYRLIELLKDIPAKVNLIPYNENPGLGFKTTMDERAERFREILCEGHVAAFIRQNRGRDIAGACGQLANRGGENASETTQNPELP; encoded by the coding sequence ATGCTGCCCGAGTCCACCCCCCTCCCCGCCGATACCGCCCCCGTGCCCGCGCCGGCCCCCGCGCCCGCGAAGCTCGTGGAGGTCTCCAGCCTCACGCTGGAGGGCCTCACCCGCTTCCTCACCGAGGAGCTGGGCGAGCGCTCCTTCCGCGCCGGGCAGGTGTACCGGTGGCTCCACCAGCGCGGCGCCACCTCCTTCGACGAGATGACGGACCTCTCCAAGGGCCTGCGCGAGAAGCTCAAGGCCCGGGCGGAGATCGTCCCCCTGGTGAAGGACGCCGAGCAGCGCTCGGTGGATGGCACCATCAAGTACCGTTGGAAGACCCGGGACGACCGCTACATCGAGTCCGTCTACATGCCCTCGGAGGATCGCAAGACGCTCTGCGTGTCCACGCAGGTGGGCTGCGCCATGGCGTGCAGCTTCTGCATGACGGGCACGCTGGGCCTCAAGCGCAACCTCACCCCGGGTGAAATCGTCGCCCAGGTGCACGCGGTCAACCGCGAGGTGCGCAAGCTGGAGAAGCTGGAGACGCTGCGCCCGCTCTCCAACCTGGTCTTCATGGGCATGGGCGAGCCCCTGCACAACTTCGAGAACCTGAAGACGGCGCTCTCCATCCTCCAGTCCGAGGACGGGCCCAACTTCAGCCACCGCCACATCACCGTCTCCACGGTGGGCCTGGTGCCGATGATCGAGCGCTTCGGCCAGGAGACGGACGTGAAGCTGGCCATCTCGCTCAACGCGAGCACCGACGAGCAGCGCTCCAAGACGATGCCCGTCAACCGCAAGTGGAACATCGCGGCGCTGCTGGACGCCTGCCGCAAGTTCCCCCTGCGTCAGGGCCGGCGCATCACCTTCGAGTACGTCCTGTTGCAGGGCTTCAACGACAGCGACGAGGATGCCTACCGGCTCATCGAGCTGCTCAAGGACATCCCCGCCAAGGTGAACCTCATTCCGTATAACGAGAACCCGGGGCTCGGGTTCAAGACCACCATGGACGAGCGGGCCGAGCGCTTCCGGGAGATCCTCTGTGAAGGCCATGTGGCGGCCTTCATCCGGCAGAACCGGGGCCGGGACATCGCCGGTGCGTGTGGCCAGCTGGCCAACCGGGGTGGTGAAAACGCGTCGGAAACGACGCAAAACCCCGAGCTTCCTTGA
- the rpsP gene encoding 30S ribosomal protein S16: MAVVLRLARAGAKKKPYYHVVATDSRNPRDGKFIEAVGAYDPNHNPAKVEFDADRLDYWLKSGATPSETVFELIKRHKRAAAAATPKA, from the coding sequence ATGGCCGTTGTTCTCCGTCTTGCCCGCGCGGGCGCCAAGAAGAAGCCGTACTACCACGTGGTGGCCACCGACTCCCGGAACCCCCGGGATGGCAAGTTCATCGAGGCCGTGGGCGCCTACGACCCCAACCACAACCCGGCCAAGGTGGAGTTCGACGCTGACCGCCTGGATTACTGGCTGAAGTCCGGCGCGACGCCCTCCGAGACGGTGTTCGAGCTCATCAAGCGCCACAAGCGCGCCGCCGCCGCCGCCACGCCCAAGGCCTAG
- a CDS encoding KH domain-containing protein: MEQLIIYLARALVDRPDQVSLRASEAEGARLFELKVAPEDVGKVIGRDGRTVGALRTLLGAAAQKQGQKVRLEIQDDRRQQTPASAASPEGQ; encoded by the coding sequence GTGGAGCAGCTCATCATCTATCTCGCGCGGGCCCTGGTCGATCGACCCGACCAGGTCAGCCTGCGTGCATCCGAGGCGGAAGGGGCCCGGCTCTTCGAGCTGAAGGTCGCCCCCGAGGATGTGGGCAAGGTCATCGGCCGTGATGGGCGCACCGTTGGCGCCCTCCGGACGTTGCTCGGTGCCGCGGCCCAGAAGCAGGGCCAGAAGGTCCGCCTGGAGATCCAGGATGACCGGCGCCAGCAGACTCCCGCGTCCGCCGCCTCTCCTGAAGGCCAGTGA
- the rimM gene encoding ribosome maturation factor RimM (Essential for efficient processing of 16S rRNA) produces the protein MTLKPHLELGYVARAHGLRGEVAVRTFDPESETLDFVERVLVRPRTGPERVLRIESVRPTPKEMLVVFEEVEGRKDAEALVGATVLAFREDLEPPAEDEYFQGDLVGLTAVDEAGNVLGRVEELWSTGEVPNLVIRAEGKEELVVPFADDFVSTVDVPGGRLVVKPPEYLEVGGGEDEGGAD, from the coding sequence GTGACGCTCAAACCCCATCTCGAGCTGGGCTATGTGGCCCGCGCCCATGGTCTTCGGGGAGAGGTGGCCGTGCGCACCTTCGACCCGGAGTCCGAGACGCTCGATTTCGTCGAGCGGGTGCTCGTGCGTCCGCGCACCGGCCCCGAGCGCGTGCTGCGCATCGAGTCCGTCCGTCCCACCCCCAAGGAGATGCTCGTCGTCTTCGAGGAGGTGGAGGGGCGCAAGGACGCCGAGGCGCTGGTGGGCGCCACCGTGCTCGCGTTCCGGGAGGATCTCGAGCCCCCCGCCGAGGACGAGTACTTCCAGGGTGACCTGGTGGGACTGACCGCCGTGGACGAGGCGGGCAACGTGCTCGGCCGGGTGGAGGAGCTGTGGAGCACCGGCGAGGTGCCCAACCTCGTCATCCGCGCGGAGGGCAAGGAAGAGCTGGTGGTGCCCTTCGCCGACGACTTCGTCTCCACGGTGGACGTCCCGGGTGGGCGGCTCGTGGTGAAGCCCCCGGAGTACCTGGAGGTCGGCGGGGGCGAGGATGAAGGGGGAGCGGACTGA
- the trmD gene encoding tRNA (guanosine(37)-N1)-methyltransferase TrmD, producing the protein MYPVEVLTLFPDSVSGYLGASILGKAQEKGLLGVTVTYVRDFAEGKHRVTDDTPYGGGAGMVMKPEPLVAAIEAARARAPAGSKVLLMSPRGPVFTQARARELAKEPGLILVCGRYEGVDERVMPYLDGEVSLGDFILTGGEVAALAVVDAVARLLPGVLGNETSSVTESFEEGLLEHPHYTRPPVFRGVEVPAVLQSGDHARIARWRRWKALQLTRERRPDLYARLELGKADMKLLAKKEEEL; encoded by the coding sequence ATGTACCCCGTGGAGGTGCTGACCCTCTTCCCGGACAGCGTGTCCGGCTACCTGGGCGCGAGCATCCTCGGCAAGGCCCAGGAGAAGGGGTTGCTCGGCGTCACGGTCACCTACGTGCGTGACTTCGCCGAGGGCAAGCACCGCGTCACCGACGACACGCCCTACGGGGGCGGGGCCGGCATGGTGATGAAGCCCGAGCCGCTGGTGGCCGCCATCGAGGCCGCCCGGGCCCGTGCTCCGGCTGGGTCCAAGGTGCTGCTGATGAGCCCGCGGGGCCCCGTGTTCACCCAGGCCAGGGCGCGCGAGCTGGCGAAGGAGCCCGGACTGATCCTCGTGTGCGGCCGGTACGAGGGCGTGGACGAGCGCGTCATGCCCTACCTGGACGGGGAGGTGTCCCTGGGGGACTTCATCCTCACCGGGGGCGAGGTGGCGGCCCTGGCGGTGGTGGACGCGGTGGCGCGGCTGCTGCCGGGGGTGCTGGGCAACGAGACGTCCAGTGTCACCGAGAGCTTCGAGGAGGGGCTGCTGGAGCACCCCCACTACACCCGGCCGCCCGTCTTCCGTGGCGTCGAGGTGCCCGCCGTGCTTCAGTCGGGAGACCATGCGCGCATCGCCCGATGGCGGCGCTGGAAGGCCCTGCAGCTGACCCGGGAGCGGCGTCCGGACCTGTACGCCCGGCTGGAGCTCGGCAAGGCGGACATGAAGCTGCTGGCGAAGAAAGAGGAGGAGCTGTAG
- the rplS gene encoding 50S ribosomal protein L19 — protein MRRSAIEYVEAKNLRQDVTPFRTGDSVRVHWKIKEGDKERVQAFEGVVIRKTKGNNRATFTVRKVSFGVGVERIFPVHSPRYEKIEVLSRGNVNRNRLFYLRALKGKASRVETQEDAEMRRATSSGKAAEQARA, from the coding sequence ATGCGTCGCAGCGCTATCGAGTACGTGGAGGCCAAGAATCTCCGCCAGGACGTTACCCCGTTCCGCACGGGTGACTCCGTTCGCGTCCACTGGAAGATCAAGGAAGGCGACAAGGAGCGCGTGCAGGCCTTCGAGGGTGTCGTCATCCGCAAGACGAAGGGCAACAACCGCGCCACCTTCACCGTGCGCAAGGTGTCCTTCGGCGTCGGCGTGGAGCGCATCTTCCCGGTGCACAGCCCGCGCTACGAGAAGATCGAGGTCCTGAGCCGCGGCAACGTGAACCGCAACCGCCTCTTCTACCTCCGTGCCCTCAAGGGCAAGGCCTCCCGCGTGGAGACCCAGGAGGACGCGGAGATGCGTCGCGCCACCTCGTCGGGCAAGGCCGCCGAGCAGGCGAGGGCCTGA
- a CDS encoding ATP-binding protein translates to MNFVEVAVQNVRGFSPTGRFAFKSGYLVLKPPTESSPLAGLALALLYADGRGGDAALAASPQKPGKAALTFVGQDNVTYRVLRELGGGGSLHRLNPTTKQPELVTQDTTDANQFLRGQAGLPPRTSFEQLYCLQAAQLPSRRPRGAGRAASTSGLRAMSTPGMPALRTQSSPSLPGLHAPSSPGMPAVMPASDLPAAEAKLKELEREYVFCKEVDNLQFEVDGLNSQVFDLESKLRSTDGLKEKLRQVEAAWAAEPTPESLGLPQDIVARAERYPKLIARKDDAIARLESEREAAEEESRRLPDVEPLTRNRNFWIAVAAGVACFIAGLVLPAQARYVGLLDIPAFGFAAVLALRYVDELQYTDKVRRKGEMFVVREKKILEEFEAEAAAVRKAMEVFDVDTPADIPPRLQRREELGAEVAQLRAQLVSMEKHPEFVEAAHQLPVLRQQIELLNAQVSEKGSFVRDVREVEREMARLKESIALARNPQMLMGGLMPGMEMTGLEPLEDPAPMLISLTADVLATDMHAVMGMLRERCVQYFGALTDRRYVGVEWDKDGRTVVVGASGRRMPLGELPPREVDLFFLSLRLTVVEKVSARVKLPLLVEDALIGVDEAKLPLLGRMLKHLGTMTQVLHVTAHPGFTQLADGTINL, encoded by the coding sequence ATGAACTTCGTCGAGGTCGCCGTCCAGAACGTCCGGGGTTTCTCTCCCACGGGCCGTTTCGCCTTCAAGTCCGGGTATCTGGTGCTCAAGCCGCCCACGGAATCGAGCCCGCTGGCCGGACTCGCGCTCGCGCTGCTGTACGCGGACGGGAGGGGTGGAGACGCCGCTCTCGCCGCCTCGCCGCAGAAGCCGGGCAAGGCCGCGCTCACCTTCGTGGGGCAGGACAACGTCACCTACCGCGTGCTGCGCGAGCTGGGGGGTGGTGGCTCTCTGCACCGGCTCAATCCCACGACGAAGCAGCCGGAGCTGGTGACGCAGGACACCACCGACGCGAACCAGTTCCTCCGCGGCCAGGCGGGGCTCCCGCCGCGCACTTCGTTCGAGCAGCTCTACTGCCTCCAGGCGGCGCAGCTGCCCTCGCGTCGGCCTCGGGGCGCGGGCCGCGCGGCCTCCACGTCGGGTCTGCGCGCGATGTCGACCCCGGGCATGCCCGCCCTGCGCACGCAGTCGTCCCCGAGCCTGCCGGGCCTCCACGCGCCTTCTTCTCCGGGCATGCCCGCGGTGATGCCCGCCTCGGACCTCCCCGCCGCCGAGGCGAAGCTGAAGGAGCTCGAGAGGGAGTACGTCTTCTGCAAGGAGGTGGACAACCTCCAGTTCGAGGTGGACGGGCTCAACTCGCAGGTGTTCGATCTCGAGTCGAAGCTGCGGAGCACGGACGGGCTGAAGGAGAAGCTGCGCCAGGTGGAGGCGGCCTGGGCCGCCGAGCCCACGCCCGAATCACTGGGGCTGCCCCAGGACATCGTGGCCCGCGCGGAGCGCTACCCGAAGCTCATCGCGCGGAAGGACGATGCGATCGCGCGCCTCGAGTCCGAGCGTGAGGCGGCCGAGGAGGAGTCGCGGCGTCTGCCGGACGTGGAGCCGCTCACCCGCAACCGCAACTTCTGGATCGCCGTGGCGGCGGGCGTGGCGTGCTTCATCGCGGGCCTCGTGCTGCCGGCCCAGGCCCGGTACGTGGGGCTGCTGGACATCCCCGCCTTCGGCTTCGCCGCGGTGCTGGCCCTGCGCTACGTGGACGAGCTGCAGTACACCGACAAGGTGCGCCGCAAGGGCGAGATGTTCGTCGTGCGCGAGAAGAAGATCCTCGAGGAGTTCGAGGCCGAGGCGGCGGCGGTGCGCAAGGCGATGGAGGTGTTCGACGTGGACACGCCGGCGGACATTCCGCCCCGGCTCCAGCGGCGCGAGGAGCTCGGCGCCGAGGTGGCCCAGCTGCGCGCGCAGCTCGTGTCCATGGAGAAGCACCCGGAGTTCGTCGAGGCCGCCCACCAGCTGCCGGTGCTGCGCCAGCAGATCGAGCTGCTCAACGCGCAGGTCTCGGAGAAGGGCTCGTTCGTCCGGGACGTGCGCGAGGTGGAGCGCGAGATGGCGCGGCTCAAGGAGTCCATCGCGCTCGCGCGCAATCCGCAGATGCTGATGGGCGGGCTGATGCCGGGCATGGAGATGACGGGCCTGGAGCCGCTGGAGGATCCGGCGCCCATGCTGATCAGCCTGACGGCGGACGTGCTGGCCACGGACATGCACGCGGTGATGGGGATGCTCCGGGAGCGGTGCGTGCAGTACTTTGGCGCGCTCACGGATCGCCGCTACGTGGGCGTGGAGTGGGACAAGGACGGGAGGACGGTGGTGGTAGGCGCCTCGGGCCGGCGGATGCCGCTGGGCGAGCTGCCTCCGCGCGAGGTGGATCTGTTCTTCCTGAGCCTGCGGCTGACGGTGGTGGAGAAGGTGAGCGCCCGGGTGAAGCTGCCGTTGCTGGTGGAGGACGCGCTGATTGGAGTGGACGAGGCGAAGCTGCCGCTGCTGGGGCGGATGCTCAAGCACCTGGGGACGATGACGCAGGTGCTGCACGTGACGGCGCACCCGGGCTTCACGCAGTTGGCGGACGGGACGATCAATCTGTAG
- a CDS encoding YraN family protein, with protein MGRGGAEVDRKGYGDEGEEVAVRFLEGQGYRVRARNYACRHGELDVVAERGETVCFVEVRMRSTAVWGDPSHTVSFAKQRRVVKAALHYLQTQRLREKMIRFDVISVVGRGERATVEHLPGAFDAGM; from the coding sequence ATGGGAAGGGGAGGGGCGGAGGTGGATCGGAAGGGGTACGGGGACGAGGGCGAGGAGGTGGCGGTGCGCTTCCTGGAGGGGCAGGGCTACCGCGTGAGGGCGCGCAACTACGCGTGCCGGCACGGGGAGCTGGATGTGGTGGCCGAGCGAGGAGAGACCGTGTGCTTCGTGGAAGTGCGGATGCGCTCCACGGCGGTGTGGGGAGATCCGTCGCACACGGTGTCGTTCGCGAAGCAGCGCAGGGTGGTGAAGGCGGCGCTGCACTACCTGCAGACGCAGAGGCTGCGGGAGAAGATGATCCGCTTCGACGTCATCTCGGTGGTGGGACGCGGCGAGCGCGCGACGGTGGAGCACCTGCCGGGCGCCTTCGACGCGGGCATGTGA
- the rsmI gene encoding 16S rRNA (cytidine(1402)-2'-O)-methyltransferase, translated as MAGTLYLVATPIGNLGDISARALETLRQVSFVACEDTRHSRVLLDHFGISVDTVSLPAFAEGQRAGRILDRLEAGEDCALVTDAGSPAISDPGEKLVAEALERGVKVVPVPGPAALIAALSASGLPTGRFHFLGFLPRKGPERQSMLEEVAPLSATLALYESPRRLAETLVDLKDALGERRVVVARELTKVHEEFVRGTLSELAERYATEEPRGEVVVLVEGRTGEHRWSEEELRRALEEGLGRGEKLKGLSTELAKRAGWSGQDVYRLGLGLKKR; from the coding sequence ATGGCAGGGACGCTCTATCTGGTGGCCACGCCCATCGGGAACCTGGGGGACATCTCCGCGCGCGCGCTGGAGACGTTGCGGCAGGTGTCCTTCGTGGCGTGCGAGGACACGCGGCACTCGCGCGTGCTGTTGGATCACTTCGGAATCTCCGTGGACACGGTGAGCCTGCCGGCCTTCGCCGAGGGCCAGCGGGCCGGACGCATCCTGGATCGGCTCGAGGCGGGGGAGGACTGCGCGCTGGTGACGGACGCGGGCAGCCCGGCGATCAGCGATCCCGGGGAGAAGCTGGTGGCGGAGGCGCTGGAGCGAGGGGTGAAGGTGGTGCCGGTGCCTGGGCCGGCGGCGCTGATCGCGGCGCTGAGCGCCTCGGGGCTGCCGACGGGGCGCTTCCACTTCCTGGGCTTCCTGCCGCGCAAGGGGCCCGAGCGCCAGAGCATGCTGGAAGAGGTGGCGCCGCTCTCGGCGACGCTGGCCCTGTACGAGTCCCCGAGGAGGCTGGCGGAGACGCTGGTGGACCTGAAGGACGCGCTGGGGGAGCGGCGGGTGGTGGTGGCGCGGGAGCTGACGAAGGTGCACGAGGAGTTCGTGCGAGGGACGCTCTCGGAGCTGGCGGAGCGCTACGCGACGGAGGAGCCGCGGGGCGAGGTGGTGGTGCTGGTGGAGGGGCGCACGGGAGAGCACCGCTGGTCCGAGGAGGAGTTGCGGCGTGCGCTGGAGGAGGGGTTGGGACGAGGGGAGAAGCTCAAGGGACTGAGCACCGAGCTGGCGAAGCGAGCCGGATGGTCGGGACAGGACGTGTACCGGCTGGGGCTCGGGTTGAAGAAGCGCTGA